GGCTCCCGGTATGTTGACGACGATGACCTTGGGCTTTCCCGGAATGTGTTTCCCGAGATGACGCCCGAAGAGGCGGGAGTAGGTGTCGTAGCCGCCGCCGGGCGCGTGCACCGAAACGATCTTGACGGTTTTCTTTGCGTAGAATGACTGGGCCGCGGTCGTGCTCGCGCACGCCAGCAGCACCGCCACGATGAGGCCGATCCATGCCGCACGTCGATCCATGAGGGTTCTCCTTCTTGGTTGAAGAGTCCTGTCCTGATCGCACCGGGCTACGATAAACCAGCGGGCGGGGCATTTCAACAACGACGCGTCGTCCCCGCTTGTCCATCAACCGCGCCCATGATTTCATCGGAGGCGAACCCTGCGGAGGCCGTATGTCCAAACCCATCCTCGACGGCGTCAAGGTCCTCGACCTGAGCCACATGTACCCGGGCACGCTGTGCACTTGGCTCCTGGCGGCCCTGGGCGCGGAGATCCTGAAGGTGGAGGAGCCCGGCGCGGTGCGCTCGGGCGCGCCGTACCTCAACCAGGGCAAGAGGAGCATCACGCTCAACCTCAAGACCGGCGCTGGACGCGAGATCGTCCATGCTTTGGTCAAGCGGTCGGACATCGTGGTGGAAGGCTTCAGGCCGGGGGTCGCGCGCCGGCTCCGGGTGGACTACGACACCTTTCGGGAGCTGAACCCGAGGCTCGTCTACTGCTCCATTTCCAGCTTCGGCCAGACCGGCCCTTCGGTGGCGTACTCGGCCCACGACATCAACTTCCTGGCCCTGAGCGGCATGCTCGGCATCGGCCGGGAGCCGGGCCGACGGCCGTTGCCGCCCGCGGCCCAGGTGGCGGACGTGGCCGGCGGCGGCTACCCGGCCCTGACCGCCATCCTTGCCGCCTACATCGGCGTGCTGCGGGAAGGGGAGGGACGCTACATCGACATCTCCATGTTCGACTGGACGCTGCTATTGGTGGCGCGGTACCTGATGCTCGATCCGCCGCCGCGCCGGTCAAGCCCGGAGGTCAAGCGCGAACATGCCACCCTGGCCGGCACCGCCGCTTGCTACGACACCTACGAGGCGGCGGACGGCGGGTTCGTGTCGCTGGCCGCCTTGGGGCCCAAGCAGTGGGGGCTCCTGTGCAAGGCCCTCGGGCTGGAACGGTATGCCGGCGCCGCCTTCGACGCGAAGCAAGCCCCGCGCATCAAGGCGGCCATGCGCCGCACCTTCAAGACCCGTCCGCGGGCCGAATGGGTGGCGTTGCTCCGGAACGACTACGGCCTGTCCGTGGCGCCGGTGTACGAGCCCGAGGAGGTCCTGGAAGACCCGCACGTGCGTTTCCGCAAGACGCTGGTGCGGCGGAAGGGGACCGGTGCCGTGGAGTTCACGCCGCCGTTCTGGTTCGCGGGGACGCGCAGGCCCGGAGGGAAGATCTGCCGGGTAGGTCAGCACACGGGGGCGGTACTCAAGGAGCTCGGCTACACTCCCGCGCAGGTCCGGGCGCTGCGCAAGACAAGCGCCATTTGACCTCGGAAACACCGATCCATTCCCGCCCGGCGAAAAGGCGCCTTCGACAGGGTCGGGACCGGTGCATCGGGGGGCGGCCGGGTGAAGATTGATCAGTGTCTGTCTCGGTTGTACGCTGGTCCCAGTTCGAGTAATTGTCCGTATCCCCTCGGGGGGTATTCAGGGCGCCGCAAGCGGCGCCCTCGCGGGAGGCAGCGATGTCAGAGGTGAAACCGGGCCTGGAAGGCGTGGTGGCCGGCGAGACCGCCATCTGCTCGGTCCGTCCGGAAGGTGAGCTGGTTTACCGCGGCTACGACGTGCACGACTTGGCCGAGCAGGCGGTATTCGAGGAGGTGGCTTACCTGGTGCTGCACGGCAGGCTTCCGAGCGGAGCCGAGTTCGGCGCGTTCGATGAGGAGTTGCGCTCGCAGCGGGGGCTGCCGCCGGGCGTGGTCGAGAGCCTGAAGGGGCTGCCGTCGGATGCGGTGCCCATGGACGCCCTGCGCACGGCGGTGTCGGCGCTGGCGCTCTACGACCCCGATGCCGGCGATGATTCCCGCGACGCCAACCTGAGGAAGGCGACGCGCCTGCTGGCGCGCATGGCCACGGCGGTGGCGGCGCTGCACCGGCTGTCCCAAGGGCTGGAG
Above is a window of Deltaproteobacteria bacterium DNA encoding:
- a CDS encoding CaiB/BaiF CoA-transferase family protein, coding for MSKPILDGVKVLDLSHMYPGTLCTWLLAALGAEILKVEEPGAVRSGAPYLNQGKRSITLNLKTGAGREIVHALVKRSDIVVEGFRPGVARRLRVDYDTFRELNPRLVYCSISSFGQTGPSVAYSAHDINFLALSGMLGIGREPGRRPLPPAAQVADVAGGGYPALTAILAAYIGVLREGEGRYIDISMFDWTLLLVARYLMLDPPPRRSSPEVKREHATLAGTAACYDTYEAADGGFVSLAALGPKQWGLLCKALGLERYAGAAFDAKQAPRIKAAMRRTFKTRPRAEWVALLRNDYGLSVAPVYEPEEVLEDPHVRFRKTLVRRKGTGAVEFTPPFWFAGTRRPGGKICRVGQHTGAVLKELGYTPAQVRALRKTSAI